In a genomic window of Candidatus Methylomirabilota bacterium:
- a CDS encoding SDR family NAD(P)-dependent oxidoreductase, translated as MAPAPLPSFDGRVAVVTGGGSGIGRALALAFAREGAHVVVADVDEAGMAETCRGITGQGGQALAIPTDVSHRGQVQTLAD; from the coding sequence GTGGCGCCGGCGCCGCTGCCGAGCTTCGACGGCCGCGTCGCCGTGGTGACCGGGGGCGGGAGCGGGATCGGCCGAGCGCTGGCGCTGGCCTTCGCGCGTGAGGGCGCCCACGTCGTGGTGGCCGACGTGGACGAGGCGGGCATGGCCGAGACCTGCCGGGGCATCACCGGGCAGGGCGGCCAGGCCCTGGCGATCCCCACCGACGTCTCGCACCGCGGCCAGGTCCAGACCCTCGCCGAT
- a CDS encoding hydantoinase B/oxoprolinase family protein: protein MTDDRRIPVPRASRPRARPPSVLDPVTTSILWARLLAVVDEAAATLIRTSFSTIVREVHDMTQLLTDDRGQTLAQSAVSTPGFVGTTAGGVRRFLELWGPETWRPGDVAITNDPWIVTGHLPDVTIVTPVFHRRRLVAFMANTAHMTDIGGTYFGVNTTEVFEEGLRIPPLRLMAAGKPNQPVWEMIRANVRAPDQVVGDLRAQIAANEQGCRTISGIMAEYGLADLHGLAGAIHAASDRALGEALALVPDGMYHAEVTGDGYGEPFTVHLALTVRDGHLHFDFTGSSPQQRTPINAVLQYTRAYAAFTTKCAFVPSVPNNEGLLRRLTVEAPRGTIVNALPPAPVQSRHVLGFVLQGAVFAALAQCAPAHAQADSGTPPPIITFYGTGPDGTPFVTFEFVNGGVGGKHAGDGRSTTTFPSNIANLPIEVLESIAPVLYLEQRLIPDSGGVGLHRGGLGQRKTFRVARPMMASLIIDRFRHPPPGVLGGGPGQRAEAHFADGRPVSMKSVLALQPGDVLTLESPGGGGYGDPGKRPEELIRRDLEEGYVTSWPGDVRS, encoded by the coding sequence GTGACCGACGACCGTCGCATTCCCGTGCCCCGGGCATCCCGGCCCCGCGCCCGCCCCCCGAGCGTCCTCGATCCGGTCACCACGTCCATCTTGTGGGCGCGGCTCCTGGCCGTGGTGGACGAGGCGGCGGCCACGCTCATCCGCACCTCGTTCTCGACGATCGTCCGCGAGGTGCACGACATGACCCAGCTCCTCACGGACGACCGCGGCCAGACGCTCGCCCAATCGGCGGTCTCGACGCCCGGCTTCGTCGGCACGACCGCGGGCGGCGTGCGGCGGTTCCTCGAACTCTGGGGACCGGAGACCTGGAGGCCGGGGGATGTCGCCATCACCAACGACCCCTGGATCGTGACGGGCCATCTGCCCGACGTGACGATCGTCACGCCGGTCTTCCACCGCCGGCGGCTCGTCGCCTTCATGGCCAACACGGCCCACATGACCGACATCGGCGGCACCTACTTCGGCGTCAACACGACCGAGGTCTTCGAGGAGGGGCTCCGCATCCCGCCGCTCCGGCTGATGGCCGCCGGCAAGCCCAACCAGCCGGTATGGGAGATGATCCGCGCCAACGTCCGGGCGCCAGACCAGGTGGTCGGAGATCTCCGCGCCCAGATCGCGGCGAACGAGCAGGGCTGCCGGACGATCTCCGGCATCATGGCGGAATACGGCCTGGCCGATCTCCACGGGCTGGCTGGGGCCATCCACGCCGCCAGCGACCGGGCGCTCGGCGAGGCGCTCGCCCTGGTCCCCGACGGGATGTACCATGCCGAGGTCACCGGCGACGGCTACGGCGAGCCGTTCACGGTTCACCTCGCCCTCACCGTACGCGACGGCCACCTCCACTTCGACTTCACGGGCTCGTCCCCCCAGCAGCGCACGCCGATCAACGCGGTCCTCCAGTACACCCGTGCCTATGCCGCGTTCACGACCAAGTGCGCGTTCGTGCCTTCGGTCCCGAACAACGAGGGGCTGCTCCGGCGCCTCACGGTCGAGGCGCCCCGCGGCACGATCGTCAACGCCCTGCCGCCCGCCCCCGTCCAGTCCCGCCACGTGCTGGGCTTCGTCCTCCAGGGCGCGGTCTTCGCGGCCCTCGCCCAGTGCGCGCCGGCCCACGCCCAGGCCGACAGCGGGACGCCGCCGCCGATCATCACGTTCTACGGGACCGGACCCGACGGCACGCCGTTCGTGACCTTCGAGTTCGTCAACGGCGGCGTCGGGGGCAAGCACGCCGGCGACGGCCGCTCCACCACGACGTTCCCCTCCAACATCGCGAATCTGCCCATCGAAGTGCTGGAATCGATCGCGCCCGTCCTCTACCTGGAGCAGCGCCTCATCCCGGACTCGGGGGGCGTGGGACTCCACCGCGGCGGTCTCGGCCAGCGGAAGACGTTTCGGGTGGCCCGTCCCATGATGGCCTCGCTCATCATCGACCGCTTCCGCCACCCGCCGCCCGGCGTGCTCGGCGGGGGGCCGGGACAGCGGGCCGAGGCGCACTTCGCCGACGGGCGGCCGGTGAGCATGAAGAGCGTGCTGGCGCTCCAGCCCGGGGACGTGCTGACACTCGAATCGCCCGGCGGCGGGGGCTATGGGGATCCGGGGAAGCGGCCGGAGGAGCTGATTCGGCGGGATCTCGAGGAGGGCTACGTCACGAGCTGGCCGGGCGACGTCCGCTCATGA